The following are encoded together in the Panicum virgatum strain AP13 chromosome 6K, P.virgatum_v5, whole genome shotgun sequence genome:
- the LOC120711885 gene encoding afadin- and alpha-actinin-binding protein-like isoform X1 produces the protein MSSSARFDLRASSQQLQAPASHAGMSDGGAFANAGNLEHCARYLNQTLVTFGFPASLDLFATDPVSIARTCNCIYALLQQRQRDIEFRESTNDLRQRMQSDTSRLEAKIERMDAQLAAKDRELATLTRTEAKNTAALKSQIDKLQQERDEFQKMVIGNQQVRTQQIHEMKKKEKEYIKLQEKLNQVLMEKKKESSRSGIEIMNLLQKEGRQRGTWSGKKNDNDYYKMIVDAYEVKKQELMQENSDLRALLRSMQMDMREFLNAPNGSSQPTVAANGRKEAGSQSPLGGKTDVFDLPFHMARDQIEESLRTKMASIKARMTQLQDAQKGAEVTSEATERELELEAQLVEARSIIQEQASIMSKHFTKSDKPSGRRHSGLDGEREASAEV, from the exons atGTCCTCGTCGGCGCGCTTCGACCTCCgg GCCTCGTCGCAGCAGCTGCAGGCTCCGGCGTCGCACGCCGGCATGAG CGACGGGGGCGCGTTCGCGAATGCGGGGAACCTGGAGCACTGCGCCCGGTACCTCAACCAGACGCTCGTCACCTTCGGATTCCCGGCCTCGCTCGACCTCTTCGCCACCGATCCG GTCTCGATTGCAAGAACGTGCAACTGCATCTATGCATTGCTGCAGCAGCGCCAGAGGGACATTGAGTTCAGGGAGTCTACAAATGATCTGCGGCAGCG TATGCAGTCTGATACTTCACGGCTGGAAGCCAAGATTGAAAGAATGGATGCTCAATTAGCAGCCAAAGATCGGGAGCTAGCCACACTTACTCGAACG GAGGCGAAAAACACTGCAGCTTTGAAATCTCAGATTGATAAGCTGCAGCAAGAACGTGATGAATTTCAGAAAATGGTTATAGGAAATCAG CAAGTACGCACTCAGCAAATCCatgaaatgaagaagaaagagaaggaaTACATAAAATTGCAG GAGAAGCTAAACCAGGTATTAATGGAGAAGAAAAAGGAGTCATCCCGTTCTGGAATCGAAATAATGAACTTATTGCAG AAAGAAGGACGGCAACGTGGAACTTGGAGTGGAAAAAAGAATGACAATGATTATTACAAAATGATT GTTGATGCATATGAAGTGAAAAAGCAAGAACTGATGCAGGAGAATTCTGATTTACGGGCACTCTTGCGTTCAATGCAG ATGGACATGCGTGAGTTCCTCAATGCTCCGAATGGATCATCACAGCCTACTGTTGCTGCTAATGGAAGAAAAGAGGCAGGGTCTCAGTCCCCACTAGGTGGCAAGACG GATGTCTTTGACCTGCCCTTTCACATGGCAAGAGACCAGATAGAAGAGAGTTTGCGCACAAAAATGGCTTCAATCAAG GCACGAATGACCCAACTTCAAGATGCTCAAAAAGGTGCTGAAGTGACCTCTGAGGCTACCGAGCGTGAGCTTGAGCTCGAAGCTCAGCTGGTTGAAGCAAGGAGCATCATTCAAGAGCAG GCCTCCATCATGTCCAAGCACTTCACCAAGTCTGATAAGCCAAG CGGCAGGAGGCATAGTGGTCTGGATGGCGAGCGAGAGGCGTCTGCTGAGGTGTGA
- the LOC120711886 gene encoding ACT domain-containing protein DS12, chloroplastic-like isoform X2 produces MAEMAVTVAAAAGTLRPCTGVSARGAAVLGRWRPLALATPAKLRLSSSAVRVPRATSPAAVEDGSNTDTDPIPKVIIDQDSDPDATIVEVTLGDRLGDLVDTMSALKNLGLNVVKASVCLDSTGKHNKFSITKSSTGRKIDDPELLEAVRLTIINNMIQYHPESSSQLAMGATFGPEAPAEQVDVDIATHLDIYDDGPERSLLVVEAADRPGLLVDLVKAISDTNVTVQSGEFDTEGLLAKAKFHVSYRGRALSKTLQQVLSNSLRYFLRRPTTEDASF; encoded by the exons ATGGCCGAAATGGCCGTGACCGTTGCCGCAGCCGCCGGTACCCTCCGGCCGTGCACTGGCGTGTCGGCGCGCGGTGCCGCGGTTCTTGGCCGGTGGCGGCCTCTTGCCCTGGCGACACCTGCTAAGCTGAG ATTGTCCTCTTCAGCTGTGAGGGTTCCTAGGGCTACTTCCCCTGCGGCTGTTGAG GATGGGAGCAACACTGATACAGACCCTATCCCGAAAGTTATAATAGATCAAGACTCAGATCCGGATGCAACCATTGTAGAAGTAACCTTGGGTGACCGTCTTGGCGATCTTGTTGATACA ATGAGTGCCCTGAAGAACTTAGGGCTAAATGTTGTTAAAGCTAGTGTCTGCCTCGATTCTACCGGCAAGCATAACAAGTTTTCTATAACTAAATC GTCCACTGGCCGCAAAATTGATGACCCAGAGTTGTTAGAAGCAGTACGATTGACGATCATTAACAACATGATACAATATCATCCG GAGTCCAGCAGTCAATTGGCTATGGGAGCAACATTTGGGCCAGAAGCCCCTGCAGAGCAG GTCGATGTGGACATAGCAACCCACTTAGATATCTACGATGATGGCCCTGAAAGAAG CTTACTTGTGGTGGAAGCCGCAGATCGTCCAGGGTTACTTGTTGATCTTGTTAAGGCCATCTCCGATACCAACGTTACTGTCCAATCTGGAGAGTTTGATACTGAG GGGCTACTGGCTAAAGCAAAATTCCATGTCAGTTATAGGGGCAGAGCTTTGAGCAAGACTTTGCAACAG GTTCTTTCTAATAGCTTGCGCTATTTCTTGAGGCGTCCGACAACAGAAGATGCCAGCTTCTAG
- the LOC120711885 gene encoding afadin- and alpha-actinin-binding protein-like isoform X4 has product MQSDTSRLEAKIERMDAQLAAKDRELATLTRTEAKNTAALKSQIDKLQQERDEFQKMVIGNQQVRTQQIHEMKKKEKEYIKLQEKLNQVLMEKKKESSRSGIEIMNLLQKEGRQRGTWSGKKNDNDYYKMIVDAYEVKKQELMQENSDLRALLRSMQMDMREFLNAPNGSSQPTVAANGRKEAGSQSPLGGKTDVFDLPFHMARDQIEESLRTKMASIKARMTQLQDAQKGAEVTSEATERELELEAQLVEARSIIQEQASIMSKHFTKSDKPSGRRHSGLDGEREASAEV; this is encoded by the exons ATGCAGTCTGATACTTCACGGCTGGAAGCCAAGATTGAAAGAATGGATGCTCAATTAGCAGCCAAAGATCGGGAGCTAGCCACACTTACTCGAACG GAGGCGAAAAACACTGCAGCTTTGAAATCTCAGATTGATAAGCTGCAGCAAGAACGTGATGAATTTCAGAAAATGGTTATAGGAAATCAG CAAGTACGCACTCAGCAAATCCatgaaatgaagaagaaagagaaggaaTACATAAAATTGCAG GAGAAGCTAAACCAGGTATTAATGGAGAAGAAAAAGGAGTCATCCCGTTCTGGAATCGAAATAATGAACTTATTGCAG AAAGAAGGACGGCAACGTGGAACTTGGAGTGGAAAAAAGAATGACAATGATTATTACAAAATGATT GTTGATGCATATGAAGTGAAAAAGCAAGAACTGATGCAGGAGAATTCTGATTTACGGGCACTCTTGCGTTCAATGCAG ATGGACATGCGTGAGTTCCTCAATGCTCCGAATGGATCATCACAGCCTACTGTTGCTGCTAATGGAAGAAAAGAGGCAGGGTCTCAGTCCCCACTAGGTGGCAAGACG GATGTCTTTGACCTGCCCTTTCACATGGCAAGAGACCAGATAGAAGAGAGTTTGCGCACAAAAATGGCTTCAATCAAG GCACGAATGACCCAACTTCAAGATGCTCAAAAAGGTGCTGAAGTGACCTCTGAGGCTACCGAGCGTGAGCTTGAGCTCGAAGCTCAGCTGGTTGAAGCAAGGAGCATCATTCAAGAGCAG GCCTCCATCATGTCCAAGCACTTCACCAAGTCTGATAAGCCAAG CGGCAGGAGGCATAGTGGTCTGGATGGCGAGCGAGAGGCGTCTGCTGAGGTGTGA
- the LOC120711885 gene encoding afadin- and alpha-actinin-binding protein-like isoform X2, giving the protein MSSSARFDLRASSQQLQAPASHAGMSDGGAFANAGNLEHCARYLNQTLVTFGFPASLDLFATDPVSIARTCNCIYALLQQRQRDIEFRESTNDLRQRMQSDTSRLEAKIERMDAQLAAKDRELATLTRTEAKNTAALKSQIDKLQQERDEFQKMVIGNQQVRTQQIHEMKKKEKEYIKLQEKLNQVLMEKKKESSRSGIEIMNLLQKEGRQRGTWSGKKNDNDYYKMIVDAYEVKKQELMQENSDLRALLRSMQMDMREFLNAPNGSSQPTVAANGRKEAGSQSPLGGKTDVFDLPFHMARDQIEESLRTKMASIKARMTQLQDAQKGAEVTSEATERELELEAQLVEARSIIQEQASIMSKHFTKSDKPRRHSGLDGEREASAEV; this is encoded by the exons atGTCCTCGTCGGCGCGCTTCGACCTCCgg GCCTCGTCGCAGCAGCTGCAGGCTCCGGCGTCGCACGCCGGCATGAG CGACGGGGGCGCGTTCGCGAATGCGGGGAACCTGGAGCACTGCGCCCGGTACCTCAACCAGACGCTCGTCACCTTCGGATTCCCGGCCTCGCTCGACCTCTTCGCCACCGATCCG GTCTCGATTGCAAGAACGTGCAACTGCATCTATGCATTGCTGCAGCAGCGCCAGAGGGACATTGAGTTCAGGGAGTCTACAAATGATCTGCGGCAGCG TATGCAGTCTGATACTTCACGGCTGGAAGCCAAGATTGAAAGAATGGATGCTCAATTAGCAGCCAAAGATCGGGAGCTAGCCACACTTACTCGAACG GAGGCGAAAAACACTGCAGCTTTGAAATCTCAGATTGATAAGCTGCAGCAAGAACGTGATGAATTTCAGAAAATGGTTATAGGAAATCAG CAAGTACGCACTCAGCAAATCCatgaaatgaagaagaaagagaaggaaTACATAAAATTGCAG GAGAAGCTAAACCAGGTATTAATGGAGAAGAAAAAGGAGTCATCCCGTTCTGGAATCGAAATAATGAACTTATTGCAG AAAGAAGGACGGCAACGTGGAACTTGGAGTGGAAAAAAGAATGACAATGATTATTACAAAATGATT GTTGATGCATATGAAGTGAAAAAGCAAGAACTGATGCAGGAGAATTCTGATTTACGGGCACTCTTGCGTTCAATGCAG ATGGACATGCGTGAGTTCCTCAATGCTCCGAATGGATCATCACAGCCTACTGTTGCTGCTAATGGAAGAAAAGAGGCAGGGTCTCAGTCCCCACTAGGTGGCAAGACG GATGTCTTTGACCTGCCCTTTCACATGGCAAGAGACCAGATAGAAGAGAGTTTGCGCACAAAAATGGCTTCAATCAAG GCACGAATGACCCAACTTCAAGATGCTCAAAAAGGTGCTGAAGTGACCTCTGAGGCTACCGAGCGTGAGCTTGAGCTCGAAGCTCAGCTGGTTGAAGCAAGGAGCATCATTCAAGAGCAG GCCTCCATCATGTCCAAGCACTTCACCAAGTCTGATAAGCCAAG GAGGCATAGTGGTCTGGATGGCGAGCGAGAGGCGTCTGCTGAGGTGTGA
- the LOC120711884 gene encoding plasma membrane ATPase-like, with the protein MAGLEEIKNEAVDLENIPVEEVFQTLKCTKQGLSSEEAQKRITVFGPNKLEEKKESKILKFLGFMWNPLSWVMEAAAIMAIALANGGGEPPDWQDFVGIVVLLLLNSTISYVEESSAGSAAQALMKNLAPRARVLRDGRWSEQEAAVLVPGDVISVKLGDIVPADARLLEGDPLKIDQSALTGESLPVTKGPGDSVYSGSTCKQGEVEAVVIATGVHTFFGKAAHLVDSTNQVGHFQKVLRAIGNFCIAAIAAGVAVEVVVMYAIQHRRYRDGIDNLLVLLIGGIPIAMPTVLSVTMAIGSHRLATQGAITKRMTAIEEMAGMTVLCSDKTGTLTVNKLSVDRGLIEIFAKGVDADEVILLAARASRVENQDAIDAAMVGMLGDPREARDGIQEVHFLPFNPVDKRTALTYISVANGTCHRVSKGAPEQIMALCGCRDDVVNKVHAVIDKYAERGLRSLAVARQEVPEKRKDSPGGPWQFVALLPLFDPPRHDSAETIKRALDLGVNVKMITGDQLAIAKETGRRLGMGTNMYPSSALLGQCKDEAIASIPVDDLIEKADGFAGVFPEHKYEIVKKLQERKHICGMTGDGVNDAPALKKADIGIAVADATDAARSASDIVLTEPGLSVIISAVLTSRAIFQRMKNYTIYAVSITIRIVLGFMLIALIWKFDFSPFMILVIAILNDGTIMTISKDRVKPSPHPDSWKLKEIFITGVVYGSYLALMTVVFFWAMRSTDFFTNTFGVRPLHGSRDEMMSALYLQVSIISQALIFVTRSRGWCFAEMPGLLLCAAFVVAQIVATLVAVYLTIRFAHIRGIGWGWAGAIWAYSAATFVPLDAFKLGIRYALSGRAWDTLFEHKIAFTRKKDYGREEREAQWATAQRTLHGLQAPPVELLAAAGGYRELSEIAEQARRRAEVARLRELGTLKGQVESVVGLKGLDVEGIQQHYTV; encoded by the exons ATGGCGGGGCTCGAGGAGATCAAGAATGAGGCCGTCGATCTG GAGAACATCCCCGTGGAGGAGGTCTTCCAGACCCTGAAATGCACCAAGCAGGGCCTCTCCTCGGAGGAGGCCCAGAAGCGCATCACCGTCTTCGGCCCCAACAAGCtcgaggagaagaaggagagcAAGATCCTCAAGTTCCTGGGGTTCATGTGGAACCCCCTGTCGTGGgtgatggaggcggcggcgatcaTGGCCATCGCGCtggccaacggcggcggcgagccgccgGACTGGCAGGACTTCGTCGGCATCgtggtgctgctgctcctcAACTCCACCATCTCCTACGTGGAGGAGTCGAGCGCCGGGAGCGCGGCGCAGGCGCTCATGAAGAACCTGGCGCCCAGGGCCAGGGTGCTCCGCGACGGCCGCTGGAGCGAGCAGGAGGCCGCGGTGCTCGTCCCCGGCGACGTGATCAGCGTCAAGCTCGGCGACATCGTCCCCGCCGACGCGCGCCTGCTGGAGGGCGACCCGCTCAAGATCGACCAGTCGGCGCTCACCGGCGAGTCGCTGCCGGTGACCAAGGGCCCAGGCGACAGCGTCTACTCGGGGTCCACGTGCAAGCAGGGCGAGGTCGAGGCCGTCGTCATCGCCACCGGCGTGCACACCTTCTTCGGCAAGGCGGCGCACCTGGTGGACAGCACCAACCAGGTCGGCCACTTCCAGAAGGTGCTCCGGGCCATCGGCAACTTCTGcatcgccgccatcgccgccggcgtcgccgtcgaGGTCGTGGTCATGTACGCCATCCAGCACCGCCGGTACCGCGACGGCATCGACAACCTCCTGGTGCTCCTCATTGGCGGCATCCCCATCGCCATGCCCACGGTGCTCTCCGTCACCATGGCCATCGGCTCGCACCGGCTGGCCACGCAGGGCGCCATCACCAAGCGCATGACCGCCATCGAGGAGATGGCCGGGATGACCGTGCTGTGCAGCGACAAGACGGGCACGCTCACCGTCAACAAGCTCAGCGTCGACAGGGGCCTCATCGAGATCTTCGCTAAGGGCGTCGACGCCGACGAGGTCATCCTGCTCGCCGCCAGGGCGTCGCGGGTAGAGAACCAGGACGCCATCGACGCAGCCATGGTCGGCATGCTTGGCGACCCCAGGGAGGCCCGGGACGGCATCCAGGAGGTGCACTTCCTCCCCTTCAACCCCGTCGACAAGCGCACCGCCCTCACCTACATCAGCGTCGCCAACGGCACCTGTCACCGCGTCAGCAAGGGCGCTCCCGAGCAGATCATGGCCCTCTGCGGCTGCAGAGACGACGTCGTCAACAAGGTGCACGCCGTCATCGACAAGTACGCCGAGCGCGGCCTGAGGTCCCTCGCCGTCGCCAGGCAGGAGGTGCCGGAGAAGCGCAAGGACAGCCCCGGCGGCCCGTGGCAGTTCGTGGCGCTGCTGCCGCTGTTCGACCCGCCGCGGCATGACAGCGCTGAGACCATCAAGAGGGCGCTCGACCTCGGCGTCAATGTCAAGATGATCACTG GTGATCAGCTCGCCATTGCCAAGGAGACGGGAAGGAGGCTGGGGATGGGCACCAACATGTACCCCTCGTCGGCGCTGCTGGGGCAGTGCAAAGACGAAGCCATCGCCTCCATCCCCGTGGACGATCTGATCGAGAAGGCCGACGGCTTCGCCGGCGTCTTCCCGG AGCACAAGTACGAGATCGTCAAGAAACTGCAGGAGCGGAAGCACATCTGCGGGATGACCGGCGACGGCGTCAACGACGCGCCCGCGCTGAAGAAGGCGGACATCGGGATCGCCGTCGCGGACGCCACCGACGCGGCCAGGAGCGCTTCCGACATCGTGCTCACCGAGCCCGGGCTCAGCGTCATCATCAGCGCCGTGCTCACCAGCCGCGCCATCTTCCAGCGGATGAAGAACTACACT ATTTATGCTGTGTCCATAACGATCCGCATCGTA CTCGGGTTCATGCTCATCGCGCTGATCTGGAAGTTTGATTTCTCGCCGTTTATGATCCTCGTCATCGCCATCCTCAACGATG GAACGATCATGACCATCTCCAAGGACCGGGTGAAGCCGTCCCCGCACCCCGACAGCTGGAAGCTCAAGGAGATCTTCATCACCGGCGTCGTGTACGGCTCCTACCTCGCCCTCATGACGGTCGTCTTCTTCTGGGCCATGCGCAGCACCGACTTCTTCACG AACACGTTCGGCGTGCGGCCGCTGCACGGCAGCCGGGACGAGATGATGTCCGCGCTGTACCTGCAGGTGAGCATCATCAGCCAAGCGCTCATCTTCGTGACGCGCTCCCGCGGCTGGTGCTTCGCCGAGAtgcccggcctcctcctctgcgccgccttcGTCGTCGCCCAGATC GTGGCGACGCTGGTGGCGGTGTACCTGACGATCCGGTTCGCGCACATCCGGGGCATCGGGTGGGGGTGGGCGGGGGCGATCTGGGCCTACAGCGCCGCCACGTTCGTGCCGCTGGACGCGTTCAAGTTGGGGATCCGGTACGCGCTGAGCGGGCGGGCGTGGGACACGCTGTTCGAGCACAAGATCGCCTTCACCCGCAAGAAGGACTACGGCCGGGAGGAGCGGGAGGCGCAGTGGGCGACGGCGCAGCGGACGCTGCACGGCCTGCAGGCGCCGCCGGtggagctcctcgccgccgccggcggctacCGCGAGCTCTCGGAGATCGCCGAGCAGGCCAGGCGCCGCGCCGAGGTGGCCAGGCTCAGGGAGCTCGGCACGCTCAAGGGGCAGGTCGAGTCGGTCGTCGGGCTCAAGGGGCTCGACGTCGAGGGCATCCAGCAGCACTACACCGTGTGA
- the LOC120711885 gene encoding afadin- and alpha-actinin-binding protein-like isoform X3, whose amino-acid sequence MSSSARFDLRASSQQLQAPASHAGMSDGGAFANAGNLEHCARYLNQTLVTFGFPASLDLFATDPVSIARTCNCIYALLQQRQRDIEFRESTNDLRQRMQSDTSRLEAKIERMDAQLAAKDRELATLTRTEAKNTAALKSQIDKLQQERDEFQKMVIGNQQVRTQQIHEMKKKEKEYIKLQEKLNQKEGRQRGTWSGKKNDNDYYKMIVDAYEVKKQELMQENSDLRALLRSMQMDMREFLNAPNGSSQPTVAANGRKEAGSQSPLGGKTDVFDLPFHMARDQIEESLRTKMASIKARMTQLQDAQKGAEVTSEATERELELEAQLVEARSIIQEQASIMSKHFTKSDKPSGRRHSGLDGEREASAEV is encoded by the exons atGTCCTCGTCGGCGCGCTTCGACCTCCgg GCCTCGTCGCAGCAGCTGCAGGCTCCGGCGTCGCACGCCGGCATGAG CGACGGGGGCGCGTTCGCGAATGCGGGGAACCTGGAGCACTGCGCCCGGTACCTCAACCAGACGCTCGTCACCTTCGGATTCCCGGCCTCGCTCGACCTCTTCGCCACCGATCCG GTCTCGATTGCAAGAACGTGCAACTGCATCTATGCATTGCTGCAGCAGCGCCAGAGGGACATTGAGTTCAGGGAGTCTACAAATGATCTGCGGCAGCG TATGCAGTCTGATACTTCACGGCTGGAAGCCAAGATTGAAAGAATGGATGCTCAATTAGCAGCCAAAGATCGGGAGCTAGCCACACTTACTCGAACG GAGGCGAAAAACACTGCAGCTTTGAAATCTCAGATTGATAAGCTGCAGCAAGAACGTGATGAATTTCAGAAAATGGTTATAGGAAATCAG CAAGTACGCACTCAGCAAATCCatgaaatgaagaagaaagagaaggaaTACATAAAATTGCAG GAGAAGCTAAACCAG AAAGAAGGACGGCAACGTGGAACTTGGAGTGGAAAAAAGAATGACAATGATTATTACAAAATGATT GTTGATGCATATGAAGTGAAAAAGCAAGAACTGATGCAGGAGAATTCTGATTTACGGGCACTCTTGCGTTCAATGCAG ATGGACATGCGTGAGTTCCTCAATGCTCCGAATGGATCATCACAGCCTACTGTTGCTGCTAATGGAAGAAAAGAGGCAGGGTCTCAGTCCCCACTAGGTGGCAAGACG GATGTCTTTGACCTGCCCTTTCACATGGCAAGAGACCAGATAGAAGAGAGTTTGCGCACAAAAATGGCTTCAATCAAG GCACGAATGACCCAACTTCAAGATGCTCAAAAAGGTGCTGAAGTGACCTCTGAGGCTACCGAGCGTGAGCTTGAGCTCGAAGCTCAGCTGGTTGAAGCAAGGAGCATCATTCAAGAGCAG GCCTCCATCATGTCCAAGCACTTCACCAAGTCTGATAAGCCAAG CGGCAGGAGGCATAGTGGTCTGGATGGCGAGCGAGAGGCGTCTGCTGAGGTGTGA
- the LOC120711886 gene encoding ACT domain-containing protein DS12, chloroplastic-like isoform X1 produces MAEMAVTVAAAAGTLRPCTGVSARGAAVLGRWRPLALATPAKLRLSSSAVRVPRATSPAAVEQDGSNTDTDPIPKVIIDQDSDPDATIVEVTLGDRLGDLVDTMSALKNLGLNVVKASVCLDSTGKHNKFSITKSSTGRKIDDPELLEAVRLTIINNMIQYHPESSSQLAMGATFGPEAPAEQVDVDIATHLDIYDDGPERSLLVVEAADRPGLLVDLVKAISDTNVTVQSGEFDTEGLLAKAKFHVSYRGRALSKTLQQVLSNSLRYFLRRPTTEDASF; encoded by the exons ATGGCCGAAATGGCCGTGACCGTTGCCGCAGCCGCCGGTACCCTCCGGCCGTGCACTGGCGTGTCGGCGCGCGGTGCCGCGGTTCTTGGCCGGTGGCGGCCTCTTGCCCTGGCGACACCTGCTAAGCTGAG ATTGTCCTCTTCAGCTGTGAGGGTTCCTAGGGCTACTTCCCCTGCGGCTGTTGAG CAGGATGGGAGCAACACTGATACAGACCCTATCCCGAAAGTTATAATAGATCAAGACTCAGATCCGGATGCAACCATTGTAGAAGTAACCTTGGGTGACCGTCTTGGCGATCTTGTTGATACA ATGAGTGCCCTGAAGAACTTAGGGCTAAATGTTGTTAAAGCTAGTGTCTGCCTCGATTCTACCGGCAAGCATAACAAGTTTTCTATAACTAAATC GTCCACTGGCCGCAAAATTGATGACCCAGAGTTGTTAGAAGCAGTACGATTGACGATCATTAACAACATGATACAATATCATCCG GAGTCCAGCAGTCAATTGGCTATGGGAGCAACATTTGGGCCAGAAGCCCCTGCAGAGCAG GTCGATGTGGACATAGCAACCCACTTAGATATCTACGATGATGGCCCTGAAAGAAG CTTACTTGTGGTGGAAGCCGCAGATCGTCCAGGGTTACTTGTTGATCTTGTTAAGGCCATCTCCGATACCAACGTTACTGTCCAATCTGGAGAGTTTGATACTGAG GGGCTACTGGCTAAAGCAAAATTCCATGTCAGTTATAGGGGCAGAGCTTTGAGCAAGACTTTGCAACAG GTTCTTTCTAATAGCTTGCGCTATTTCTTGAGGCGTCCGACAACAGAAGATGCCAGCTTCTAG
- the LOC120711886 gene encoding ACT domain-containing protein DS12, chloroplastic-like isoform X3, with product MAEMAVTVAAAAGTLRPCTGVSARGAAVLGRWRPLALATPAKLRLSSSAVRVPRATSPAAVEQDGSNTDTDPIPKVIIDQDSDPDATIVEVTLGDRLGDLVDTMSALKNLGLNVVKASVCLDSTGKHNKFSITKSSTGRKIDDPELLEAVRLTIINNMIQYHPESSSQLAMGATFGPEAPAEQVDVDIATHLDIYDDGPERSLLVVEAADRPGLLVDLVKAISDTNGLLAKAKFHVSYRGRALSKTLQQVLSNSLRYFLRRPTTEDASF from the exons ATGGCCGAAATGGCCGTGACCGTTGCCGCAGCCGCCGGTACCCTCCGGCCGTGCACTGGCGTGTCGGCGCGCGGTGCCGCGGTTCTTGGCCGGTGGCGGCCTCTTGCCCTGGCGACACCTGCTAAGCTGAG ATTGTCCTCTTCAGCTGTGAGGGTTCCTAGGGCTACTTCCCCTGCGGCTGTTGAG CAGGATGGGAGCAACACTGATACAGACCCTATCCCGAAAGTTATAATAGATCAAGACTCAGATCCGGATGCAACCATTGTAGAAGTAACCTTGGGTGACCGTCTTGGCGATCTTGTTGATACA ATGAGTGCCCTGAAGAACTTAGGGCTAAATGTTGTTAAAGCTAGTGTCTGCCTCGATTCTACCGGCAAGCATAACAAGTTTTCTATAACTAAATC GTCCACTGGCCGCAAAATTGATGACCCAGAGTTGTTAGAAGCAGTACGATTGACGATCATTAACAACATGATACAATATCATCCG GAGTCCAGCAGTCAATTGGCTATGGGAGCAACATTTGGGCCAGAAGCCCCTGCAGAGCAG GTCGATGTGGACATAGCAACCCACTTAGATATCTACGATGATGGCCCTGAAAGAAG CTTACTTGTGGTGGAAGCCGCAGATCGTCCAGGGTTACTTGTTGATCTTGTTAAGGCCATCTCCGATACCAAC GGGCTACTGGCTAAAGCAAAATTCCATGTCAGTTATAGGGGCAGAGCTTTGAGCAAGACTTTGCAACAG GTTCTTTCTAATAGCTTGCGCTATTTCTTGAGGCGTCCGACAACAGAAGATGCCAGCTTCTAG